A window of Pseudomonas monteilii contains these coding sequences:
- a CDS encoding pyridoxine 5'-phosphate synthase (involved in the de novo synthesis of pyridoxine (Vitamin B6)) yields the protein MNHSNRILLGVNIDHVATLRQARGTRYPDPVKAALDAEEAGADGITVHLREDRRHIQDRDVLLLKDVLQTRMNFEMGVTEEMIAFAERIRPAHVCLVPETRQELTTEGGLDVAGQEARIQAAVERLARTGAEVSLFIDADARQIEAARRVGAPAIELHTGRYADAQTPTDVAAELERIAQGVAKGVEQGLIVNAGHGLHYHNVEAVAAIRGISELNIGHALVAHALFVGFKAAVAEMKALIVAAAR from the coding sequence GTGAACCACAGCAACCGCATCCTTCTTGGCGTCAACATCGACCATGTCGCGACCCTGCGTCAGGCCCGGGGCACGCGCTACCCCGACCCGGTCAAGGCGGCGCTGGACGCCGAGGAGGCGGGTGCCGACGGCATCACCGTGCACCTGCGTGAAGACCGCCGGCACATCCAGGATCGCGACGTGCTGCTGCTCAAGGACGTCCTGCAGACCCGCATGAACTTCGAAATGGGCGTCACCGAGGAGATGATCGCCTTCGCCGAGCGCATTCGTCCCGCGCATGTGTGCCTGGTGCCCGAAACCCGTCAGGAACTGACCACCGAAGGCGGGCTGGACGTGGCCGGCCAGGAGGCCCGCATCCAGGCCGCCGTGGAACGCCTGGCTCGTACGGGTGCCGAGGTCTCGTTGTTCATCGACGCCGATGCCCGGCAGATCGAAGCGGCCCGTCGCGTGGGCGCGCCCGCCATCGAGCTGCACACGGGGCGGTATGCCGATGCGCAGACCCCGACCGACGTGGCGGCCGAACTCGAACGGATCGCCCAGGGCGTGGCCAAGGGCGTGGAGCAGGGGCTGATCGTCAATGCCGGGCATGGTCTGCATTATCACAACGTCGAGGCCGTGGCAGCGATCCGTGGCATCAGCGAGCTTAACATCGGCCACGCCTTGGTGGCCCATGCCCTGTTCGTCGGGTTCAAGGCGGCGGTCGCCGAAATGAAAGCCCTGATCGTCGCGGCGGCGCGCTAA
- a CDS encoding DNA repair protein RecO translates to MQQAVGQPAYVLHSRAYREASALVDFFTPQGCVRGVLRRARGKSGSVMRPFALLEVELRGRGELKTVGRLEGVGNAPWLHGDALFSGLYLNELLVRLLAPEVPHPVLFEHYGLTLQALAQGRALEPLLRAFEWRLLDELGYAFSLNQDVQGEAIEPGALYRLQVDAGLERVELAQPGLFVGADLLALADADWEASGSLLAAKRLMRQALAVHLGAKPLVSRELFRKR, encoded by the coding sequence ATGCAGCAAGCTGTCGGACAACCGGCCTACGTGCTGCACAGCCGGGCCTATCGCGAAGCCAGTGCCCTGGTGGACTTCTTCACGCCGCAAGGCTGCGTGCGTGGCGTGCTGCGCCGTGCACGGGGCAAGAGCGGCAGCGTCATGCGGCCGTTCGCCCTGCTCGAGGTCGAGCTGCGCGGGCGCGGCGAACTCAAGACCGTCGGGCGGCTGGAAGGCGTCGGCAACGCGCCCTGGCTGCACGGCGATGCCCTGTTTAGCGGGCTCTACCTCAATGAACTGCTGGTGCGCCTGCTGGCGCCCGAAGTGCCGCATCCGGTGTTGTTCGAGCACTATGGCCTGACGTTGCAGGCGCTGGCCCAGGGGCGGGCGTTGGAGCCATTGCTGCGGGCCTTCGAATGGCGTCTGCTGGACGAGCTGGGCTATGCCTTCTCGTTGAATCAGGATGTCCAGGGCGAGGCGATCGAGCCCGGTGCGCTGTACCGGCTGCAAGTCGATGCCGGCCTCGAACGTGTGGAGCTGGCGCAGCCAGGCCTGTTCGTCGGTGCCGACCTGCTGGCCCTGGCCGACGCCGACTGGGAAGCGTCCGGCAGCCTGCTGGCCGCCAAGCGCCTGATGCGCCAGGCCCTGGCCGTGCACCTGGGGGCCAAGCCACTGGTCAGCCGCGAACTGTTTCGCAAGCGCTGA
- a CDS encoding GTPase Era: MTENTSTRCGYVAIVGRPNVGKSTLLNHILGQKLAITSRKPQTTRHNMLGIKTEGDVQAIYVDTPGMHKANDKALNRYMNRNASAALKDVDVVIFVVDRARWTDEDQLVLERIQYVEGPVILAVNKTDRLDEKAELIPHLQWLQTQLPSAEIVPISAQQGHNLEALEGLIAKHLPENEHFFPEDQITDRSSRFLAAELVREKIMRQLGAELPYQITVEIEEFKQQGHVLHIHALILVERDGQKKIIIGDKGERIKRIGSEARKDMETLFDAKVMLNLWVKVKGGWSDDERALRSLGYGDL; the protein is encoded by the coding sequence ATGACTGAGAACACTTCGACCCGTTGCGGCTACGTGGCCATCGTGGGCCGTCCGAACGTGGGCAAGTCGACCTTGCTCAACCACATCCTCGGGCAAAAGCTGGCGATCACCTCGCGCAAGCCGCAGACCACCCGGCACAACATGCTCGGGATCAAGACCGAAGGCGACGTGCAGGCCATCTACGTCGACACCCCCGGCATGCACAAGGCCAACGACAAGGCCTTGAACCGCTACATGAACCGCAACGCCTCGGCGGCCCTCAAGGACGTCGACGTGGTGATCTTCGTGGTCGACCGTGCGCGCTGGACCGACGAGGACCAACTGGTGCTCGAGCGCATCCAGTACGTCGAGGGGCCGGTGATCCTCGCGGTCAACAAGACCGACCGCCTAGACGAGAAGGCCGAGCTGATTCCGCACCTGCAATGGCTGCAGACCCAGCTGCCATCGGCCGAGATCGTGCCGATCTCCGCACAGCAGGGCCACAACCTCGAGGCGCTCGAGGGCCTGATCGCCAAGCACCTGCCGGAAAACGAGCACTTCTTCCCGGAAGACCAGATCACCGACCGCAGCAGCCGCTTCCTGGCCGCCGAACTGGTGCGCGAGAAGATCATGCGCCAGCTGGGTGCCGAGCTGCCGTACCAGATCACCGTCGAGATCGAGGAATTCAAGCAGCAGGGCCATGTCCTGCACATCCATGCGCTGATCCTGGTCGAGCGTGATGGCCAGAAGAAGATCATCATCGGCGACAAGGGCGAGCGCATCAAGCGCATCGGCTCCGAGGCCCGCAAGGACATGGAAACCCTGTTCGACGCCAAGGTCATGCTCAACCTGTGGGTCAAGGTCAAAGGCGGCTGGTCCGACGACGAACGCGCCCTGCGCTCGCTCGGTTACGGCGATCTGTAA
- the rnc gene encoding ribonuclease III (cytoplasmic enzyme involved in processing rRNA and some mRNAs; substrates typically have dsRNA regions; forms a homodimer; have N-terminal nuclease and C-terminal RNA-binding domains; requires magnesium as preferred ion for activity): MSAPLSRLERKLGYTFKDQDQMVLALTHRSFAGRNNERLEFLGDAILNFVAGEALFERFPQAREGQLSRLRARLVKGETLARLARGFDLGEYLRLGSGELKSGGFRRESILADALEALIGAIYLDAGMEAARERILAWLVDEFEGLTLVDTNKDPKTRLQEFLQSRGCELPRYEVVDIQGEPHCRTFLVECEVVLLNNKSRGQGVSRRIAEQVAAASALIALGVENGND, from the coding sequence ATGAGCGCGCCACTGAGTCGTCTCGAGCGCAAGCTGGGCTACACCTTCAAGGACCAGGACCAGATGGTGCTGGCCCTGACGCACCGTAGCTTCGCCGGCCGCAACAACGAGCGCCTGGAGTTCCTGGGCGATGCGATCCTCAACTTCGTGGCTGGCGAGGCGCTGTTCGAGCGCTTCCCGCAGGCGCGCGAAGGCCAGCTGTCGCGACTGCGTGCACGCCTGGTCAAGGGCGAGACCCTGGCGCGATTGGCCCGTGGCTTCGACCTGGGCGAGTACCTGCGCCTGGGCTCGGGTGAACTCAAGAGCGGCGGCTTCCGCCGTGAGTCGATCCTGGCCGATGCGCTGGAAGCACTGATCGGTGCGATCTACCTGGATGCCGGCATGGAGGCAGCGCGCGAGCGCATCCTGGCCTGGCTGGTCGACGAGTTCGAAGGGCTGACCCTGGTCGACACCAACAAGGACCCCAAGACCCGCTTGCAGGAGTTTCTGCAATCGCGCGGCTGCGAGTTGCCGCGCTATGAAGTGGTGGACATCCAGGGCGAACCCCACTGCCGCACCTTCCTCGTCGAATGCGAAGTGGTGTTGCTCAACAACAAGAGCCGTGGCCAGGGCGTGAGCCGGCGCATCGCTGAACAGGTCGCCGCGGCGTCCGCACTGATCGCCTTGGGCGTGGAGAATGGCAATGACTGA
- a CDS encoding S26 family signal peptidase, with protein sequence MSLNFPLLLVIAVAVCGALALIDLVLLAPRRRKAIANYQTSVSQPDMAVVERLDKEPLLVEYGKSFFPVLFIVLVLRSFLVEPFQIPSGSMKPTLEVGDFILVNKFSYGIRLPVLDKKIIEVGNPQRGDVMVFRYPSDPNVNYIKRVVGVPGDTVRYTADKHLYVNDQPIAEQLVGPEPGTLGSAQRYKEQLGAAEHLIRKEMRRSRVLPDQSWTVPAGHYFMMGDNRDNSNDSRFWDDPNIPQPLHGMVPDRNIVGKAFAVWMSWPEPKLSHLPTLSRVGLIR encoded by the coding sequence ATGTCGCTAAATTTCCCGCTGTTGCTCGTCATCGCCGTTGCCGTCTGTGGCGCGTTGGCCCTGATCGACCTGGTGCTGCTGGCACCCCGTCGGCGCAAGGCCATCGCCAACTACCAGACCAGTGTCAGCCAGCCAGACATGGCCGTGGTCGAGCGACTGGACAAGGAGCCGTTGCTGGTCGAGTACGGCAAGTCGTTCTTCCCGGTGCTGTTCATCGTGCTGGTGCTGCGCTCGTTTCTGGTCGAGCCGTTCCAGATCCCGTCGGGGTCGATGAAGCCGACCCTGGAAGTGGGCGATTTCATTCTGGTGAACAAGTTCTCCTACGGCATTCGCCTGCCGGTGCTGGACAAGAAGATCATCGAAGTGGGCAATCCCCAGCGCGGTGATGTGATGGTCTTCCGCTACCCGAGCGATCCGAACGTCAACTACATCAAGCGTGTGGTGGGTGTGCCAGGTGACACGGTGCGTTACACCGCCGACAAGCACCTGTACGTCAACGACCAGCCGATCGCCGAACAACTGGTCGGCCCCGAGCCTGGGACCCTGGGCAGCGCCCAACGGTACAAGGAGCAGCTGGGCGCAGCGGAACACCTGATCCGCAAGGAAATGCGGCGTAGCCGTGTCCTGCCGGACCAGTCATGGACCGTGCCGGCCGGCCACTACTTCATGATGGGCGACAACCGCGACAACTCCAACGACAGCCGCTTCTGGGACGATCCCAACATCCCGCAGCCGCTGCACGGCATGGTGCCCGACCGCAATATCGTCGGCAAAGCCTTCGCCGTGTGGATGAGTTGGCCCGAGCCCAAGCTCAGCCACTTGCCCACGCTGTCACGGGTCGGCCTGATCCGGTAA
- a CDS encoding elongation factor 4, with translation MSDLSHIRNFSIIAHIDHGKSTLADRFIQLCGGLTAREMEAQVLDSMDLERERGITIKAHSVTLHYKARDGKTYQLNFIDTPGHVDFTYEVSRSLAACEGALLVVDAGQGVEAQSVANCYTAIEQGLEVMPVLNKMDLPQADPDRVKDEIEKIIGIDATDAVACSAKSGMGVDEVLERLVQTIPAPEGEIEAPLQALIIDSWFDNYLGVVSLVRVRQGRVKKGDKILVKSTGKVHLVDSVGVFNPKHTQMPDLKAGEVGFIIASIKDIHGAPVGDTLTLSSTPEVEMLSGFKKIQPQVYAGLFPVSSDDFEDFRDALQKLTLNDSSLQYLPESSDALGFGFRCGFLGMLHMEIIQERLEREYDLDLITTAPSVIFEVKLKTGETIYVDNPSKLPDVSSVEDFREPIVSATILVPQEHLGNVITLCIEKRGVQRDMQFLGAQVQVRYDLPMNEVVLDFFDRLKSTSRGYASLDYHFDRYQSANLVKLDVLINGDKVDALALIVHRDNAHYKGRALTEKMKELIPRQMFDVAIQAAIGGQIVARTTVKALRKNVLAKCYGGDVSRKRKLLEKQKAGKKRMKQVGNVEIPQEAFLAVLRLDS, from the coding sequence GTGAGTGATTTGAGTCATATCCGCAATTTCTCCATCATCGCCCACATCGACCATGGCAAGTCGACGCTGGCCGACCGGTTCATCCAACTGTGCGGCGGCCTGACGGCGCGCGAGATGGAAGCCCAGGTACTTGATTCGATGGACCTGGAGCGCGAGCGCGGGATCACCATCAAGGCCCACAGCGTGACGCTGCATTACAAGGCGCGCGACGGCAAGACCTACCAGCTGAACTTCATCGACACCCCAGGCCACGTCGACTTCACCTATGAGGTCAGCCGGTCGCTGGCGGCCTGTGAAGGCGCCTTGCTGGTGGTCGATGCGGGGCAGGGTGTCGAGGCCCAGTCGGTCGCCAACTGCTACACCGCCATCGAGCAGGGCCTGGAAGTCATGCCCGTGCTGAACAAGATGGACCTGCCCCAGGCCGATCCCGATCGCGTCAAGGACGAGATCGAGAAGATCATCGGCATCGACGCCACCGACGCGGTCGCCTGCAGCGCCAAGAGCGGCATGGGCGTGGACGAGGTGCTCGAGCGCCTGGTGCAGACCATTCCAGCGCCGGAAGGCGAGATCGAGGCGCCGCTGCAGGCGCTGATCATCGACTCCTGGTTCGACAACTACCTGGGCGTGGTCTCGCTGGTGCGTGTGCGCCAGGGCCGGGTCAAGAAGGGCGACAAGATCCTGGTCAAGTCCACCGGCAAGGTGCACCTGGTCGACAGCGTCGGCGTCTTCAACCCCAAGCACACCCAGATGCCGGACCTGAAGGCCGGCGAAGTCGGCTTCATCATCGCCAGCATCAAGGACATTCACGGCGCGCCGGTGGGCGACACCCTGACCCTGTCCTCGACGCCGGAAGTCGAGATGCTGTCGGGCTTCAAGAAGATCCAGCCCCAGGTCTACGCCGGCCTGTTCCCGGTCAGTTCCGACGACTTCGAGGACTTCCGCGATGCCCTGCAGAAGCTGACCCTGAACGACTCGTCGCTGCAGTACCTGCCGGAAAGCTCCGATGCCCTGGGCTTCGGCTTCCGTTGCGGCTTCCTCGGCATGCTGCACATGGAAATCATCCAGGAGCGCCTGGAGCGCGAGTACGACCTGGACCTGATCACCACGGCGCCGAGCGTGATCTTCGAGGTCAAGCTCAAGACCGGTGAAACCATCTACGTCGACAACCCGTCCAAGCTCCCGGACGTGTCCTCGGTGGAAGATTTCCGCGAGCCGATCGTCTCGGCCACCATCCTTGTGCCTCAGGAACACCTGGGCAACGTCATTACCCTGTGCATCGAGAAGCGTGGCGTCCAGCGCGATATGCAGTTCCTGGGTGCACAGGTGCAGGTGCGTTACGACCTGCCGATGAACGAGGTGGTGCTGGACTTCTTCGATCGCCTGAAGTCCACCAGCCGTGGCTATGCGTCGCTGGACTACCATTTCGACCGCTACCAGTCGGCCAATCTGGTCAAGCTGGACGTGTTGATCAACGGCGACAAGGTCGATGCCCTGGCGCTGATCGTGCACCGGGACAATGCGCACTACAAAGGGCGCGCCTTGACCGAGAAGATGAAAGAGCTGATTCCTCGGCAGATGTTCGACGTTGCGATCCAGGCTGCCATCGGCGGCCAGATCGTGGCCCGGACGACCGTCAAGGCCCTCAGGAAAAACGTTCTGGCCAAATGCTACGGTGGCGACGTGAGCCGTAAGCGTAAACTGCTCGAAAAGCAGAAGGCCGGTAAGAAACGCATGAAGCAGGTGGGCAACGTGGAAATTCCACAGGAAGCCTTCCTTGCCGTGCTCAGGTTGGATAGCTAG
- a CDS encoding serine peptidase, which produces MSLPRFKSYLSMFAAVFMLGQLAVAQAQEALPDFTTLVEQASPAVVNISTKQKLPARRIAQGQMPDLEGLPPMFREFFERGLPQQPRSPRGDRQREAQSLGSGFIISSDGYVLTNNHVIADADEIIVRLSDRSELQAKLVGTDPRTDVALLKVDGKNLPTVKLGDSEKLKVGEWVLAIGSPFGFDHSVTKGIVSAKGRTLPNDTYVPFIQTDVAINPGNSGGPLFNMNGEVVGINSQIFTRSGGFMGLSFAIPIDVALDVSNQLKKDGKVSRGWLGVVIQEVNKDLAESFGLERPAGALVAQVLEDGPAAKSGLQVGDVILSMNGQPIVMSADLPHLVGSLKDGAVAKLEIIRNGKRQNLDVTVGALPEDDADIGTGGQAGAERSSNRLGVSVAELSAEQKKSLELKGGVVIKDVQDGPAALIGLRPGDVISHLNNQAITSAKQFTEIAKDLPKNRSVSMRVLRQGRASFITFKLAE; this is translated from the coding sequence ATGTCACTACCTCGTTTCAAATCCTACCTCTCGATGTTCGCCGCCGTGTTCATGCTCGGCCAACTGGCGGTCGCCCAGGCGCAGGAAGCCTTGCCTGACTTCACCACCCTGGTCGAGCAAGCCTCGCCTGCCGTGGTGAACATCAGTACCAAGCAGAAGCTGCCTGCCCGGCGCATCGCCCAAGGGCAGATGCCTGACCTCGAAGGCCTGCCACCGATGTTCCGCGAATTCTTCGAGCGCGGCCTGCCGCAGCAGCCACGTTCGCCGCGCGGTGATCGCCAGCGCGAGGCCCAGTCGCTGGGCTCGGGCTTCATCATTTCCAGCGATGGCTATGTGCTGACCAACAACCACGTGATCGCCGATGCCGACGAAATCATCGTACGCCTGTCCGACCGCAGCGAGCTGCAGGCCAAGCTGGTCGGCACCGATCCGCGTACCGACGTGGCGTTGCTGAAGGTGGACGGCAAGAACCTGCCGACCGTCAAGCTGGGCGATTCCGAGAAGCTCAAGGTGGGTGAGTGGGTACTGGCCATCGGCTCGCCGTTCGGCTTCGATCACTCGGTGACCAAGGGGATCGTCAGCGCCAAGGGTCGTACCCTGCCCAACGATACCTACGTGCCGTTCATCCAGACCGACGTGGCCATCAACCCGGGCAACTCCGGTGGCCCGCTGTTCAACATGAACGGTGAAGTGGTCGGCATCAACTCGCAGATCTTCACCCGCTCGGGCGGTTTCATGGGCCTGTCCTTCGCCATCCCGATCGACGTCGCGCTGGACGTGTCCAACCAGCTCAAGAAAGACGGCAAGGTCAGCCGCGGCTGGCTGGGCGTGGTCATCCAGGAGGTCAACAAGGACCTGGCCGAATCCTTCGGTCTCGAGCGTCCGGCAGGCGCCCTGGTCGCCCAGGTGCTCGAAGACGGCCCGGCAGCCAAGAGCGGCCTGCAGGTCGGCGACGTGATCCTCAGCATGAACGGCCAGCCGATCGTCATGTCCGCCGACCTGCCGCACCTGGTCGGCAGCCTGAAGGACGGCGCCGTCGCCAAGCTGGAAATCATCCGCAACGGCAAGCGCCAGAACCTCGACGTGACCGTCGGCGCGCTGCCCGAAGACGATGCCGACATCGGCACCGGTGGTCAGGCGGGCGCCGAGCGCAGCAGCAATCGCCTGGGCGTGTCCGTGGCCGAATTGAGCGCCGAACAGAAGAAGTCGCTGGAGCTCAAGGGCGGCGTGGTCATCAAGGACGTGCAGGACGGCCCGGCTGCCCTGATCGGTCTGCGTCCAGGTGACGTCATCAGCCACCTGAACAACCAGGCGATCACCTCGGCCAAGCAGTTCACCGAGATCGCCAAGGACCTGCCGAAGAACCGCTCCGTGTCGATGCGGGTGCTGCGTCAGGGTCGCGCCAGCTTCATCACCTTCAAGCTGGCGGAGTAA
- a CDS encoding RNA polymerase subunit sigma, translating to MRALPLLPLVFSGLMAAPALAASSSPEANDWLNRLAHAEQGQSYQGSFVYERNGSFSSHDIWRRVQAGKVSERLSQLDDAPQEIVRVNGKVQCVSGALGNDALTPASQAKHTLDPLKLMSWYDLTVTGRSRVAGRDAVVISLAPRDNHRYGFEYHLDRKTGLLLRSLMTNDKGQLLERFQMTRLDTTPPTDAQLRPGADCRAVKPVPAAGVDEAPAWRADWLPPGFELTDSSVRRDPQRNSQVESLLYDDGLARFSVFLEKVDDTQVKDMRLAVGPTVAVSRQLNTAEGAFMITVVGEVPLGTAERVALSMRPQARAERP from the coding sequence ATGCGCGCGCTACCACTGTTGCCGTTGGTCTTCAGCGGCTTGATGGCGGCGCCTGCACTGGCAGCCAGTTCTTCGCCGGAGGCGAATGACTGGCTGAACAGGCTGGCCCACGCCGAGCAAGGACAGAGTTACCAAGGTTCCTTCGTTTACGAGCGCAACGGCAGCTTCTCTTCCCACGACATCTGGCGTCGGGTCCAGGCGGGGAAGGTCAGCGAACGTCTGTCGCAGCTCGACGACGCCCCCCAGGAAATCGTCCGTGTCAACGGCAAGGTCCAATGCGTCAGTGGCGCGCTGGGCAACGATGCCCTGACGCCGGCCAGTCAGGCCAAGCACACCCTCGATCCCCTCAAGCTGATGAGCTGGTACGACCTCACGGTCACCGGACGCTCGCGCGTGGCCGGTCGTGACGCTGTTGTGATCAGTCTGGCGCCCCGCGATAACCACCGTTACGGCTTCGAGTACCACCTGGATCGCAAGACCGGGTTGCTGCTGCGTTCGCTGATGACCAATGACAAGGGGCAGTTGCTGGAACGCTTCCAGATGACCCGCCTGGACACGACACCGCCGACCGACGCCCAGTTGCGTCCAGGCGCAGACTGTCGCGCCGTCAAGCCTGTCCCGGCGGCGGGCGTCGATGAAGCCCCTGCCTGGCGTGCCGACTGGTTGCCGCCTGGGTTCGAATTGACCGACAGCAGCGTACGGCGTGACCCTCAGCGCAACAGCCAGGTCGAAAGCCTGCTGTACGACGATGGCCTGGCGCGCTTCTCCGTGTTCCTCGAGAAGGTCGACGATACGCAGGTCAAGGACATGCGCCTGGCCGTAGGGCCGACCGTGGCCGTTTCCAGGCAGCTGAACACGGCCGAAGGCGCGTTCATGATCACGGTGGTTGGCGAGGTGCCGCTGGGCACGGCCGAGCGCGTGGCACTGTCCATGCGGCCCCAGGCACGCGCCGAGCGCCCGTGA
- a CDS encoding RNA polymerase subunit sigma: MSREALQESLSAVMDNEADELELRRVLNATNDAEARATWARYQVVRAAMHKELLLPKLDIASAVSAALAEEEAPAPVKRGAWRGLGRLAVAASVTFAVLAGVRLYNQDDIAGNQLAAQQPVQQGVVAPQAQGPAVLAGYTEGADQTAAPVTNGVMQNPGNWDKRLPGYMRQHAQDSALKGNDGALPYARAASMENH, translated from the coding sequence ATGAGTCGTGAAGCTTTGCAGGAATCGCTGTCCGCGGTGATGGACAACGAAGCGGACGAACTGGAACTGCGTCGTGTGCTCAATGCCACGAACGACGCCGAAGCACGTGCCACGTGGGCACGCTACCAGGTCGTACGTGCAGCGATGCACAAAGAACTGCTGCTGCCAAAGCTGGACATCGCCTCGGCGGTCTCCGCAGCCTTGGCTGAAGAGGAGGCGCCTGCGCCTGTCAAGCGTGGTGCATGGCGTGGTCTGGGCCGTCTGGCCGTCGCCGCGTCGGTGACCTTCGCCGTCCTGGCCGGTGTACGTCTGTACAACCAGGATGACATCGCGGGCAACCAGCTGGCTGCGCAGCAACCTGTCCAGCAGGGCGTGGTCGCTCCGCAGGCCCAGGGTCCGGCCGTGCTGGCGGGCTACACCGAGGGTGCCGACCAGACCGCAGCGCCGGTCACCAATGGCGTCATGCAGAATCCAGGCAACTGGGACAAGCGCCTGCCAGGCTACATGCGTCAGCATGCTCAGGACTCTGCCCTGAAAGGCAATGACGGCGCACTGCCTTATGCCCGTGCCGCCAGCATGGAAAACCACTGA
- a CDS encoding RNA polymerase sigma factor RpoE: MLTQEEDQQLVERVQRGDRRAFDLLVLKYQHKILGLIVRFVHDTHEAQDVAQEAFIKAYRALGNFRGDSAFYTWLYRIAINTAKNYLVSRGRRPPDSDVNSEDAEFYDGDHGLKDLESPERSLLRDEIEGTVHRTIQQLPEDLRTALTLREFDGLSYEDIASVMQCPVGTVRSRIFRAREAIDKALQPLLHET, translated from the coding sequence ATGCTAACCCAGGAAGAGGATCAGCAGCTTGTCGAGCGCGTACAGCGGGGCGACAGGCGAGCGTTTGATCTGTTGGTGCTGAAGTATCAGCACAAGATTCTCGGGTTGATCGTGCGGTTCGTGCACGATACCCACGAAGCCCAGGACGTGGCTCAGGAAGCCTTTATCAAGGCGTACCGAGCGCTTGGCAACTTCCGCGGCGACAGTGCGTTCTACACGTGGCTGTACCGCATCGCCATCAACACGGCGAAGAACTACCTGGTGTCCCGCGGTCGGCGGCCACCGGACAGCGACGTGAATTCCGAGGATGCGGAATTCTACGACGGCGATCACGGTCTCAAGGATCTTGAGTCCCCTGAGCGTTCGTTGTTGCGGGATGAGATCGAAGGCACCGTCCATCGGACCATCCAGCAATTGCCCGAAGATTTGCGCACGGCCCTGACGTTGCGTGAATTCGACGGTCTGAGTTACGAGGACATTGCCAGCGTCATGCAGTGTCCGGTGGGTACCGTGCGTTCCAGGATTTTCCGCGCTCGGGAGGCCATCGATAAAGCCTTGCAACCCCTGTTGCATGAAACCTGA